ATGTGTGGATATAAAATTCATATAGGAAATAAAGCATGTCCAGAACATGATAATATGGACAGAATACCACAATATCTTAGATGGTTTAGAGAATGGGGAACATATGTTTGCATcgaatataaaaataagtttgagaatgtaataaaattatgtaatatCCAACAAA
The Plasmodium reichenowi strain SY57 chromosome Unknown, whole genome shotgun sequence genome window above contains:
- a CDS encoding duffy binding-like merozoite surface protein; its protein translation is MCGYKIHIGNKACPEHDNMDRIPQYLRWFREWGTYVCIEYKNKFENVIKLCNIQQITNQDDSQLLELSNDDKCKDALKHYEEWINRRRPEWKGQCDKFEK